A region from the Pseudomonas cucumis genome encodes:
- a CDS encoding M10 family metallopeptidase C-terminal domain-containing protein — MIFNVQNFGAKGDGITDDTAAIQSAIDAAAAAGGGQVYMPTGTYIVSGGEEPSDGCLMLKSNVYLYGDGMGATTVQVADGSDTKITGVIRSAYGEETHDFGVSNLTIDGNRDNTTGKIDGWFNGYIPGEAGYDSNVTLDSVEIKDCSGYGFDPHEQTVNMVIKNSVSHGNGLDGFVADFLSDSTFENNIAYDNDRHGFNIVTSTHDFTLTNNVAYNNGGNGIVIQRGSEDIPSPTNITITGGEVYGNGAEGVLIKMSSEVTVSGVDIHDNASAGIRIYGSNHVEIIDNTLNNNSLGSPVPEIIIQSYNDTLGVSGKYFNGSDNTIQGNIIIGSDLSTYGVAERNEDGTDRNAIIGNTISHTSKGATLIYGDGSYVSATEPMTTVQGTAGNDTLLGSAASEIFYGGAGNDTINGGAGGDILVGGAGIDKLTGGTGADTFRFTAQSDSYRNATTSFDDIITDFDVTQDKIDLAGLSFTGLGNGRGGTLQVSYSASSDRTYIKDYDADASGNRFELILSGNLVSTLTASNFIFNRVITGTSGSDLLLGSDSADTLLGLAGNDSLNGGAGSDKLDGGAGMDTLTGGAGADTFVFSNRLDSYRNYNTGGANLGDLITDFDISADKIDLSAMGFTGLGDGKNNTVYVVLNSADTKTYIKSLTADANGNRFEVALDGNYLNTLTSANFVFATSSPTNQAPALATPLLDQNATENTPFSYVVPATSFTDPDNDSLSYTATLADGSALPGWLSFNATNLTFTGTPTSTASGNYNVMVKAMDPAGASVSDSFALTVADAPANTITGTNNAETLNGTAGVDLILGLGGNDTIKAGTGADIVDGGAGRDSLYGGDGADTFRYTNALDSYRDYDTGGITVTDTIYDFTAGVDKIDVSGLGFIGLGDGHHGTLYITLNAAGDKTYIKSAEADADGNRFEIALNGNYLNTLTASDFVFGESVQQNILYLPTLGQSNARLLRMTEDDNQSGTSMLVNDLDRYTPYDVRSQFTDANGNGIDIAVGGSTVTGLSTLSAEELKLCWWLTDTNQPGAALLRAVTLLQDQRTELQSIDNVTMGIIWGQGEEAAQEIGRATDKAAAAAAYKAATLKVFDYLHAQFGNFSVYLMETGHYEQDAARARGYSEEKIASIVEGVGYVRAAQEAIATERADVKLAVDYTDLPLRYEVDPLAYPDDVWHLHEESAEIVGQRLADYIANDLGFQGNPNDNNSVQDIFDNAQNMISGTDQADTLVGSSGNDTLDGKLGADTMTGGNGNDVYVVDNASDRVVETNTSTSQIDTVQASVSWTLGANLENLVLTGVSAINGTGNERDNFITGNAANNVLNGAAGADSMSGGDGNDTYYVDNADDTVIETNSNAAPGVVDSVHSSLAAYTLSNNVERLYIDSTGAANGTGNALDNTLFAGAGNNVLDGRDGNDTVSFERALSGVTVNLSTSAQQNTAESGLDTLKFFENLTGSAYADSLSGNSAANVLNGGAGNDTLVGGSGDDRLIGGAGTDNLTGGTGADTYAFGALSDMGVGALRDVINGFKSTEGDLLDFTGLDANPLTTAVDAFTFIGSNAFDPADATGQLRFADGILYGSVNAGATPEFEIQLVGIQELHASDFTVLG, encoded by the coding sequence ATGATTTTCAATGTACAAAATTTTGGCGCCAAAGGAGATGGCATCACTGACGACACGGCGGCAATACAAAGTGCAATTGATGCGGCGGCCGCTGCAGGCGGGGGGCAGGTGTATATGCCGACCGGAACTTATATCGTTTCGGGAGGTGAGGAACCCTCCGACGGTTGCCTGATGCTCAAGAGCAACGTCTACCTGTACGGCGACGGCATGGGCGCAACCACCGTCCAGGTGGCTGACGGCTCCGACACCAAGATCACGGGGGTCATCCGCTCCGCCTATGGCGAGGAAACCCACGACTTCGGCGTCAGCAACCTCACCATCGATGGCAACCGTGACAACACCACGGGCAAGATCGACGGTTGGTTCAACGGCTACATTCCCGGCGAAGCAGGCTACGACTCCAACGTCACCCTCGACAGCGTCGAGATCAAGGATTGCTCCGGGTACGGTTTCGACCCCCACGAGCAGACCGTCAACATGGTCATCAAGAACAGCGTGTCCCACGGCAACGGCCTGGACGGCTTCGTTGCTGACTTCCTGAGCGACAGCACCTTCGAAAACAACATCGCCTACGACAACGACCGCCACGGTTTCAACATCGTCACCAGCACCCACGACTTCACGCTCACCAATAACGTTGCCTACAACAATGGCGGCAATGGCATCGTGATCCAGCGCGGCAGTGAGGACATCCCCTCCCCCACAAACATCACCATCACCGGTGGCGAGGTGTACGGCAACGGCGCCGAAGGGGTGCTGATCAAAATGTCCAGCGAGGTGACAGTCAGCGGCGTCGATATTCACGACAACGCCAGCGCCGGGATTCGCATCTACGGCAGCAACCACGTCGAGATCATCGACAACACGCTCAACAACAACTCCCTGGGTAGCCCCGTACCGGAGATCATCATCCAGTCCTACAACGACACCCTGGGTGTGTCCGGCAAGTACTTCAACGGCAGCGATAACACCATCCAGGGCAACATCATCATCGGCAGCGACCTGTCGACCTACGGCGTTGCAGAGCGCAATGAAGACGGCACTGATCGCAACGCCATCATCGGCAACACCATCAGTCACACCAGCAAGGGTGCCACGCTGATCTATGGTGACGGCAGCTACGTCAGCGCCACGGAGCCGATGACCACCGTGCAAGGTACGGCTGGCAACGACACCCTGCTGGGCAGCGCCGCCAGCGAGATTTTCTACGGCGGTGCCGGCAACGACACCATCAATGGCGGGGCCGGTGGCGACATTCTGGTGGGTGGTGCAGGCATCGACAAACTCACCGGCGGAACCGGCGCCGATACGTTCCGTTTCACCGCTCAGTCCGACAGTTACCGCAACGCAACCACAAGCTTCGATGACATCATCACCGACTTCGACGTCACCCAGGACAAGATCGACCTCGCCGGCCTCAGTTTCACCGGCCTGGGCAATGGCCGTGGCGGCACCCTGCAGGTCAGCTACAGCGCCAGCAGCGACCGCACCTACATCAAGGACTACGATGCCGACGCCAGCGGCAATCGCTTCGAGCTGATTCTCTCGGGTAACCTCGTCAGCACCCTGACCGCCAGTAATTTCATCTTCAATCGGGTGATCACCGGCACCAGCGGCAGCGACTTGCTACTGGGCAGCGATTCGGCCGACACCCTCCTCGGCCTGGCGGGTAACGACAGCCTTAATGGCGGCGCGGGAAGCGACAAGCTCGATGGCGGTGCCGGTATGGACACCCTCACCGGTGGTGCCGGAGCGGACACGTTCGTGTTTTCCAATCGCCTGGACAGCTACCGCAACTACAACACCGGCGGTGCCAACCTTGGCGACCTAATCACCGATTTCGATATCAGCGCCGACAAGATCGATCTCTCGGCCATGGGTTTCACCGGCCTGGGGGACGGCAAGAACAACACCGTGTACGTGGTGCTCAACAGTGCCGACACCAAGACTTACATCAAGTCCCTGACCGCCGATGCCAATGGCAACCGCTTCGAAGTGGCACTGGACGGCAACTACCTCAACACGCTGACCAGCGCTAATTTTGTCTTCGCCACCTCATCGCCGACCAATCAGGCGCCTGCGCTGGCCACGCCGCTGCTGGATCAGAACGCGACCGAAAACACCCCGTTCAGCTACGTGGTGCCGGCCACCAGCTTCACCGATCCGGATAACGACAGCCTGAGCTACACCGCGACCCTGGCCGACGGCAGCGCCCTGCCCGGGTGGCTGAGCTTCAATGCCACCAACCTGACCTTCACCGGCACGCCGACCAGCACCGCGTCCGGCAACTACAACGTGATGGTCAAAGCCATGGACCCAGCCGGTGCATCGGTCAGCGATAGCTTCGCCCTGACAGTGGCCGATGCGCCCGCCAACACCATCACCGGCACCAACAATGCCGAAACCCTCAACGGCACGGCGGGCGTGGACTTGATCCTCGGCCTCGGTGGCAACGACACCATCAAGGCCGGCACCGGCGCGGACATCGTCGACGGCGGCGCCGGACGCGATTCGCTGTACGGCGGCGACGGTGCCGACACCTTCCGCTACACCAACGCGCTCGACAGCTATCGCGACTACGACACGGGGGGTATCACGGTCACCGACACGATTTATGACTTCACTGCCGGCGTCGACAAGATCGATGTTTCGGGGCTGGGCTTTATCGGCCTCGGCGATGGCCACCATGGCACGCTGTACATCACCCTCAACGCGGCCGGCGACAAGACCTACATCAAGTCCGCCGAAGCGGATGCCGATGGCAACCGTTTTGAAATCGCCCTCAACGGCAACTACCTCAACACCCTGACCGCCAGCGACTTCGTGTTCGGCGAGAGCGTCCAGCAAAACATCCTCTACCTGCCCACCCTCGGCCAATCCAATGCGCGCCTGCTGCGCATGACAGAGGACGACAATCAGTCCGGCACCTCGATGCTGGTCAACGACCTGGACCGCTACACCCCCTATGACGTGCGCAGCCAGTTCACCGATGCCAATGGCAACGGCATCGACATCGCGGTGGGCGGCAGCACGGTTACCGGCCTGTCGACTCTGAGCGCCGAGGAACTCAAATTGTGCTGGTGGCTGACCGACACCAACCAACCCGGGGCTGCGCTGTTGCGCGCAGTGACGCTGCTGCAGGACCAGCGCACCGAACTGCAATCGATCGATAACGTCACCATGGGCATCATTTGGGGCCAGGGCGAGGAAGCCGCCCAGGAAATCGGACGCGCCACGGACAAAGCAGCGGCAGCAGCGGCCTACAAGGCCGCGACCCTGAAGGTGTTTGATTACCTGCATGCCCAGTTCGGCAACTTCAGTGTGTACTTGATGGAAACCGGTCACTACGAACAGGACGCGGCGCGTGCCCGTGGTTATTCGGAGGAGAAAATTGCCTCCATCGTCGAGGGGGTTGGCTATGTCCGCGCCGCCCAGGAAGCCATCGCCACCGAGCGTGCCGATGTCAAGCTGGCGGTGGACTACACCGACCTCCCCTTGCGCTACGAAGTCGATCCGCTGGCGTATCCCGACGACGTCTGGCACCTGCACGAAGAGTCGGCGGAGATCGTCGGCCAGCGCCTGGCCGACTACATTGCCAATGACCTTGGCTTCCAGGGCAACCCCAACGACAACAACAGCGTGCAGGACATTTTCGACAACGCCCAGAACATGATTTCCGGTACCGACCAGGCGGATACCCTGGTGGGCAGCTCGGGCAACGACACGCTGGATGGCAAACTGGGCGCCGACACCATGACCGGTGGCAATGGCAACGACGTCTATGTGGTCGATAACGCGTCAGACCGCGTAGTGGAAACCAACACCTCGACCTCGCAGATCGACACGGTGCAGGCCTCGGTCAGCTGGACCCTGGGCGCCAATCTCGAGAACCTGGTGCTCACCGGCGTGTCGGCCATCAACGGCACCGGCAATGAGCGGGACAACTTCATCACCGGCAATGCCGCCAATAACGTGCTCAATGGTGCCGCAGGGGCCGACAGCATGAGCGGCGGCGATGGCAACGACACCTACTATGTCGACAACGCCGACGACACCGTGATCGAGACCAACAGCAATGCGGCGCCTGGAGTGGTCGACAGTGTGCACAGCAGCCTGGCGGCTTATACCCTCAGCAACAACGTCGAGCGTCTGTATATCGATAGCACTGGCGCCGCCAATGGCACGGGCAACGCGCTGGACAACACACTGTTCGCCGGAGCCGGAAACAACGTGCTGGACGGGCGCGATGGCAATGACACGGTGTCTTTTGAACGCGCGCTGTCCGGCGTTACCGTAAACCTCTCGACGTCAGCGCAACAAAACACCGCGGAGTCCGGGCTCGACACCTTGAAATTCTTCGAAAACCTGACGGGAAGCGCCTACGCCGACAGTCTGTCGGGCAACAGTGCCGCGAACGTTCTGAACGGTGGTGCGGGCAACGATACGCTGGTGGGTGGTTCGGGCGATGATCGGTTGATCGGCGGTGCCGGCACCGACAACCTCACCGGTGGCACTGGCGCGGATACCTACGCGTTTGGTGCGCTGTCGGACATGGGCGTCGGGGCTTTGCGCGATGTGATCAACGGCTTCAAGAGCACCGAGGGCGATCTTCTGGATTTCACCGGCCTGGACGCCAACCCGCTGACCACCGCTGTCGACGCCTTCACCTTCATCGGCAGCAACGCCTTCGACCCTGCCGACGCCACCGGCCAACTGCGCTTTGCCGATGGCATTCTCTACGGCAGTGTCAACGCCGGGGCCACCCCCGAGTTCGAAATCCAACTGGTGGGCATCCAGGAGCTGCACGCCAGCGATTTCACAGTCTTGGGTTAG
- a CDS encoding DoxX family protein, with product MRYNLFENQRNEIILLARILLMILFIISGWSKLTNFGGTVAYMGSLGAPMPMVAAGVAVVMELFVAIAIVVGFYTRPLAFLYVLFVLGTALIGHHFWTMVDPERAANMTQYFKNLSIMGGLLLLGITGPGKYSVDGR from the coding sequence ATGAGATACAACCTGTTTGAGAATCAGAGAAACGAGATCATCCTGCTCGCCCGCATTCTTCTAATGATCCTTTTCATCATTTCCGGTTGGAGCAAGCTGACCAACTTTGGCGGTACCGTTGCTTACATGGGCTCACTCGGCGCGCCCATGCCCATGGTCGCTGCGGGGGTTGCGGTCGTCATGGAGTTATTTGTCGCTATAGCGATTGTCGTGGGTTTCTACACCCGCCCACTCGCATTTCTCTACGTCTTGTTCGTACTCGGTACAGCTCTGATCGGGCATCACTTTTGGACTATGGTTGACCCCGAGCGCGCGGCCAACATGACCCAATATTTCAAGAACCTCAGCATCATGGGCGGCTTGCTGCTGCTGGGCATTACAGGTCCTGGCAAGTATTCGGTTGATGGCAGATAG
- a CDS encoding dTMP kinase: MNRPLFVSLDGPKGAGKTTLLEAVTKVLRADNKKVIRLCEKKSDPYRGETMALVNKLVRNPTRDLELEVCERFADSRTWISHHVLAKQPPGSIILIDRWYPSDAAFRRIVPFAEILQLNIDRNVRVPDLHVGVVTAPEISWARAAARGRGLSSTVIHKLEEHVACTKAFERAIADHGWVLCRNEGTIEDATMQVISEIHRVLRCPVGEVRCTGLDAVEIAVDIDR; encoded by the coding sequence ATGAATCGTCCGCTGTTTGTTTCTCTAGATGGGCCCAAGGGAGCCGGCAAAACCACATTGTTGGAGGCCGTTACGAAAGTACTGAGGGCAGACAACAAAAAGGTAATCCGACTTTGCGAGAAAAAAAGCGATCCCTATAGGGGGGAAACAATGGCCCTCGTGAACAAACTCGTCAGAAATCCCACCCGGGATTTGGAGTTGGAGGTTTGCGAGCGCTTTGCTGATAGCCGTACTTGGATTTCCCACCACGTGCTGGCTAAACAGCCACCAGGCAGCATCATCTTGATCGATCGCTGGTACCCGTCTGATGCCGCGTTTCGCCGGATAGTCCCGTTTGCAGAGATTCTACAGTTGAACATTGATCGAAACGTGCGAGTGCCAGACCTGCATGTCGGAGTTGTCACCGCCCCTGAAATTTCATGGGCAAGGGCAGCGGCACGAGGGCGTGGGCTGAGCAGTACTGTGATCCATAAGCTGGAAGAACATGTCGCTTGTACCAAGGCGTTCGAGCGAGCGATTGCGGATCACGGCTGGGTTTTATGCCGTAATGAAGGAACGATCGAAGACGCAACGATGCAGGTGATTTCCGAGATCCATAGAGTCCTTCGATGCCCCGTAGGCGAAGTTCGCTGCACCGGCCTTGATGCGGTTGAGATAGCCGTAGATATAGATCGTTAG
- a CDS encoding cupin domain-containing protein, with product MTNSELDIHIPNAEAVIAALALEPHMEGGFYRRTFQSDHHAMVEINGGQRHLMTSIYYLLTKDSPIGHFHLNQSDIVHYYHLGNPIQYSLIFPDGTLNTVVMGSDVIAGQCLQLHVPGGVWKASQLMNGIAEYGLISEAVSPGFDFADMEMGSRQKLREQFPEHSELFGKLTRG from the coding sequence ATGACCAACAGTGAGCTCGACATTCATATCCCCAACGCTGAAGCAGTGATCGCCGCATTGGCTCTGGAGCCTCACATGGAAGGCGGTTTCTACCGAAGAACCTTTCAATCCGATCACCACGCTATGGTCGAGATCAATGGCGGTCAACGTCACTTGATGACTTCAATTTATTACTTGCTGACCAAGGATTCGCCGATAGGTCATTTTCACCTGAATCAATCGGACATCGTTCATTACTACCATTTGGGAAACCCGATTCAGTACAGCCTGATTTTTCCAGACGGCACGTTGAATACTGTGGTGATGGGCAGCGACGTTATCGCCGGGCAATGTTTGCAGCTGCATGTACCTGGTGGCGTCTGGAAAGCTTCGCAGCTTATGAATGGTATAGCGGAATACGGTTTGATCAGTGAAGCGGTTTCACCAGGGTTTGATTTTGCAGATATGGAGATGGGCAGTCGGCAAAAGCTCAGAGAGCAGTTTCCCGAGCATTCGGAGCTGTTTGGAAAGCTGACGCGAGGATGA